The following coding sequences lie in one Palaemon carinicauda isolate YSFRI2023 chromosome 7, ASM3689809v2, whole genome shotgun sequence genomic window:
- the LOC137643801 gene encoding uncharacterized protein isoform X2 yields MKAIISLLLLLTVVKLIHCQDHEQMIVLTLQGILQNLTSINGQLKDMQQKFQHLENNLQDVQQELGNQKTNFQELHHELEHVKGLSQETGQLVRREVLEHLTNVSAAAKEEIKSYVHEEISGVISLAQGHDELLQRIPDMQEKLQHLENNLQGLSQETAQCLKGEDLEHLTNVSAAANQEIKSFHEEMSEVIAWSQKDKCSEGGLPCGVIGTCENTLFSFTCSCPSGFTWDGSECKEFQCRSPAKRVPGVGCLMLIEQRLTFQAMKKKCEEEGMRLAQHMSHQQLQDVVGSFRYRGHWVGVYDGKWTSDGSLVPEDLWVEGYRSDPSKLCGCTGWVSSSSSFKLKQFDCSEEYWGYCQFPMP; encoded by the exons ATGAAGGCAATCATTAGTTTGTTATTGCTCCTAACAGTGGTGAAATTGATCCACTGTCAGGACCATGAACAAATGATTGTTCTCACCTTACAAGGAATCCTGCAGAACCTGACAAGCATCAATGGCCAACTGAAAG atatgcagCAGAAAttccaacatcttgaaaataatcttcaag atgtACAGCAGGAACTTGGGAATCAGAAAACTAATTTTCAAg aactCCATCATGAACTGGAACACGTGAAAG GGCTCAGCCAAGAGACCGGACAGCTTGTCAGAAGGGAAGTCTTGGAACACTTGACTAATGTATCAGCAGCAG CAAAGGAAGAGATCAAGTCTTATGTTCACGAGGAGATATCTGGAGTCATCTCTTTGGCACAAG GGCATGACGAGCTTCTACAAAGAATTCCGG atatgcaggagaaacttcaacatcttgaaaataatcttcaag GCCTCAGCCAAGAGACTGCCCAGTGTCTCAAAGGGGAAGACTTGGAACACTTGACTAATGTATCAGCAGCag CCAATCAAGAGATCAAGTCTTTTCACGAGGAGATGTCCGAAGTCATCGCTTGGTCACAAAAAG ACAAGTGCTCAGAAGGAGGTCTCCCCTGTGGAGTGATTGGTACCTGTGAGAACACCCTGTTCAGCTTCACCTGTTCTTGTCCTTCTGGTTTCACCTGGGACGGTTCAGAATGTAAAG agttcCAGTGCAGAAGCCCAGCAAAAAGAGTTCCCGGAGTTGGATGCCTAATGTTGATCGAGCAACGGTTAACATTCCAGGCAATGAAGAAGAAGTGCGAAGAGGAAGGAATGAGACTTGCACAACATATGAGTCACCAACAACTACAGGATGTGGTTGGCTCTTTTAGATATCGGG GTCATTGGGTTGGTGTCTACGACGGGAAGTGGACGAGTGACGGATCTCTCGTCCCAGAAGACCTTTGGGTGGAAGGATACCGATCAGACCCTTCGAAGCTTTGTGGATGCACTGGctgggtttcttcttcttcttctttcaaattGAAACAATTTGATTGTTCAGAAGAGTATTGGGGTTATTGCCAATTCCCGATGCCCTGA
- the LOC137643801 gene encoding uncharacterized protein isoform X6: MKAIISLLLLLTVVKLIHCQDHEQMIVLTLQGILQNLTSINGQLKGHDELLQRIPDMQQKFQHLENNLQDVQQELGNQKTNFQELHHELEHVKGLSQETAQCLKGEDLEHLTNVSAAANQEIKSFHEEMSEVIAWSQKDKCSEGGLPCGVIGTCENTLFSFTCSCPSGFTWDGSECKEFQCRSPAKRVPGVGCLMLIEQRLTFQAMKKKCEEEGMRLAQHMSHQQLQDVVGSFRYRGHWVGVYDGKWTSDGSLVPEDLWVEGYRSDPSKLCGCTGWVSSSSSFKLKQFDCSEEYWGYCQFPMP, translated from the exons ATGAAGGCAATCATTAGTTTGTTATTGCTCCTAACAGTGGTGAAATTGATCCACTGTCAGGACCATGAACAAATGATTGTTCTCACCTTACAAGGAATCCTGCAGAACCTGACAAGCATCAATGGCCAACTGAAAG GGCATGACGAGCTTCTACAAAGAATTCCTG atatgcagCAGAAAttccaacatcttgaaaataatcttcaag atgtACAGCAGGAACTTGGGAATCAGAAAACTAATTTTCAAg aactCCATCATGAACTGGAACACGTGAAAG GCCTCAGCCAAGAGACTGCCCAGTGTCTCAAAGGGGAAGACTTGGAACACTTGACTAATGTATCAGCAGCag CCAATCAAGAGATCAAGTCTTTTCACGAGGAGATGTCCGAAGTCATCGCTTGGTCACAAAAAG ACAAGTGCTCAGAAGGAGGTCTCCCCTGTGGAGTGATTGGTACCTGTGAGAACACCCTGTTCAGCTTCACCTGTTCTTGTCCTTCTGGTTTCACCTGGGACGGTTCAGAATGTAAAG agttcCAGTGCAGAAGCCCAGCAAAAAGAGTTCCCGGAGTTGGATGCCTAATGTTGATCGAGCAACGGTTAACATTCCAGGCAATGAAGAAGAAGTGCGAAGAGGAAGGAATGAGACTTGCACAACATATGAGTCACCAACAACTACAGGATGTGGTTGGCTCTTTTAGATATCGGG GTCATTGGGTTGGTGTCTACGACGGGAAGTGGACGAGTGACGGATCTCTCGTCCCAGAAGACCTTTGGGTGGAAGGATACCGATCAGACCCTTCGAAGCTTTGTGGATGCACTGGctgggtttcttcttcttcttctttcaaattGAAACAATTTGATTGTTCAGAAGAGTATTGGGGTTATTGCCAATTCCCGATGCCCTGA
- the LOC137643801 gene encoding uncharacterized protein isoform X4 produces MKAIISLLLLLTVVKLIHCQDHEQMIVLTLQGILQNLTSINGQLKGHDELLQRIPDMQQKFQHLENNLQGLSQETGQLVRREVLEHLTNVSAAAKEEIKSYVHEEISGVISLAQGHDELLQRIPDMQEKLQHLENNLQGLSQETAQCLKGEDLEHLTNVSAAANQEIKSFHEEMSEVIAWSQKDKCSEGGLPCGVIGTCENTLFSFTCSCPSGFTWDGSECKEFQCRSPAKRVPGVGCLMLIEQRLTFQAMKKKCEEEGMRLAQHMSHQQLQDVVGSFRYRGHWVGVYDGKWTSDGSLVPEDLWVEGYRSDPSKLCGCTGWVSSSSSFKLKQFDCSEEYWGYCQFPMP; encoded by the exons ATGAAGGCAATCATTAGTTTGTTATTGCTCCTAACAGTGGTGAAATTGATCCACTGTCAGGACCATGAACAAATGATTGTTCTCACCTTACAAGGAATCCTGCAGAACCTGACAAGCATCAATGGCCAACTGAAAG GGCATGACGAGCTTCTACAAAGAATTCCTG atatgcagCAGAAAttccaacatcttgaaaataatcttcaag GGCTCAGCCAAGAGACCGGACAGCTTGTCAGAAGGGAAGTCTTGGAACACTTGACTAATGTATCAGCAGCAG CAAAGGAAGAGATCAAGTCTTATGTTCACGAGGAGATATCTGGAGTCATCTCTTTGGCACAAG GGCATGACGAGCTTCTACAAAGAATTCCGG atatgcaggagaaacttcaacatcttgaaaataatcttcaag GCCTCAGCCAAGAGACTGCCCAGTGTCTCAAAGGGGAAGACTTGGAACACTTGACTAATGTATCAGCAGCag CCAATCAAGAGATCAAGTCTTTTCACGAGGAGATGTCCGAAGTCATCGCTTGGTCACAAAAAG ACAAGTGCTCAGAAGGAGGTCTCCCCTGTGGAGTGATTGGTACCTGTGAGAACACCCTGTTCAGCTTCACCTGTTCTTGTCCTTCTGGTTTCACCTGGGACGGTTCAGAATGTAAAG agttcCAGTGCAGAAGCCCAGCAAAAAGAGTTCCCGGAGTTGGATGCCTAATGTTGATCGAGCAACGGTTAACATTCCAGGCAATGAAGAAGAAGTGCGAAGAGGAAGGAATGAGACTTGCACAACATATGAGTCACCAACAACTACAGGATGTGGTTGGCTCTTTTAGATATCGGG GTCATTGGGTTGGTGTCTACGACGGGAAGTGGACGAGTGACGGATCTCTCGTCCCAGAAGACCTTTGGGTGGAAGGATACCGATCAGACCCTTCGAAGCTTTGTGGATGCACTGGctgggtttcttcttcttcttctttcaaattGAAACAATTTGATTGTTCAGAAGAGTATTGGGGTTATTGCCAATTCCCGATGCCCTGA
- the LOC137643801 gene encoding uncharacterized protein isoform X3 — MKAIISLLLLLTVVKLIHCQDHEQMIVLTLQGILQNLTSINGQLKGHDELLQRIPDMQQKFQHLENNLQELHHELEHVKGLSQETGQLVRREVLEHLTNVSAAAKEEIKSYVHEEISGVISLAQGHDELLQRIPDMQEKLQHLENNLQGLSQETAQCLKGEDLEHLTNVSAAANQEIKSFHEEMSEVIAWSQKDKCSEGGLPCGVIGTCENTLFSFTCSCPSGFTWDGSECKEFQCRSPAKRVPGVGCLMLIEQRLTFQAMKKKCEEEGMRLAQHMSHQQLQDVVGSFRYRGHWVGVYDGKWTSDGSLVPEDLWVEGYRSDPSKLCGCTGWVSSSSSFKLKQFDCSEEYWGYCQFPMP, encoded by the exons ATGAAGGCAATCATTAGTTTGTTATTGCTCCTAACAGTGGTGAAATTGATCCACTGTCAGGACCATGAACAAATGATTGTTCTCACCTTACAAGGAATCCTGCAGAACCTGACAAGCATCAATGGCCAACTGAAAG GGCATGACGAGCTTCTACAAAGAATTCCTG atatgcagCAGAAAttccaacatcttgaaaataatcttcaag aactCCATCATGAACTGGAACACGTGAAAG GGCTCAGCCAAGAGACCGGACAGCTTGTCAGAAGGGAAGTCTTGGAACACTTGACTAATGTATCAGCAGCAG CAAAGGAAGAGATCAAGTCTTATGTTCACGAGGAGATATCTGGAGTCATCTCTTTGGCACAAG GGCATGACGAGCTTCTACAAAGAATTCCGG atatgcaggagaaacttcaacatcttgaaaataatcttcaag GCCTCAGCCAAGAGACTGCCCAGTGTCTCAAAGGGGAAGACTTGGAACACTTGACTAATGTATCAGCAGCag CCAATCAAGAGATCAAGTCTTTTCACGAGGAGATGTCCGAAGTCATCGCTTGGTCACAAAAAG ACAAGTGCTCAGAAGGAGGTCTCCCCTGTGGAGTGATTGGTACCTGTGAGAACACCCTGTTCAGCTTCACCTGTTCTTGTCCTTCTGGTTTCACCTGGGACGGTTCAGAATGTAAAG agttcCAGTGCAGAAGCCCAGCAAAAAGAGTTCCCGGAGTTGGATGCCTAATGTTGATCGAGCAACGGTTAACATTCCAGGCAATGAAGAAGAAGTGCGAAGAGGAAGGAATGAGACTTGCACAACATATGAGTCACCAACAACTACAGGATGTGGTTGGCTCTTTTAGATATCGGG GTCATTGGGTTGGTGTCTACGACGGGAAGTGGACGAGTGACGGATCTCTCGTCCCAGAAGACCTTTGGGTGGAAGGATACCGATCAGACCCTTCGAAGCTTTGTGGATGCACTGGctgggtttcttcttcttcttctttcaaattGAAACAATTTGATTGTTCAGAAGAGTATTGGGGTTATTGCCAATTCCCGATGCCCTGA
- the LOC137643801 gene encoding uncharacterized protein isoform X5, with translation MKAIISLLLLLTVVKLIHCQDHEQMIVLTLQGILQNLTSINGQLKGHDELLQRIPDMQQKFQHLENNLQDVQQELGNQKTNFQELHHELEHVKGLSQETGQLVRREVLEHLTNVSAAAKEEIKSYVHEEISGVISLAQGLSQETAQCLKGEDLEHLTNVSAAANQEIKSFHEEMSEVIAWSQKDKCSEGGLPCGVIGTCENTLFSFTCSCPSGFTWDGSECKEFQCRSPAKRVPGVGCLMLIEQRLTFQAMKKKCEEEGMRLAQHMSHQQLQDVVGSFRYRGHWVGVYDGKWTSDGSLVPEDLWVEGYRSDPSKLCGCTGWVSSSSSFKLKQFDCSEEYWGYCQFPMP, from the exons ATGAAGGCAATCATTAGTTTGTTATTGCTCCTAACAGTGGTGAAATTGATCCACTGTCAGGACCATGAACAAATGATTGTTCTCACCTTACAAGGAATCCTGCAGAACCTGACAAGCATCAATGGCCAACTGAAAG GGCATGACGAGCTTCTACAAAGAATTCCTG atatgcagCAGAAAttccaacatcttgaaaataatcttcaag atgtACAGCAGGAACTTGGGAATCAGAAAACTAATTTTCAAg aactCCATCATGAACTGGAACACGTGAAAG GGCTCAGCCAAGAGACCGGACAGCTTGTCAGAAGGGAAGTCTTGGAACACTTGACTAATGTATCAGCAGCAG CAAAGGAAGAGATCAAGTCTTATGTTCACGAGGAGATATCTGGAGTCATCTCTTTGGCACAAG GCCTCAGCCAAGAGACTGCCCAGTGTCTCAAAGGGGAAGACTTGGAACACTTGACTAATGTATCAGCAGCag CCAATCAAGAGATCAAGTCTTTTCACGAGGAGATGTCCGAAGTCATCGCTTGGTCACAAAAAG ACAAGTGCTCAGAAGGAGGTCTCCCCTGTGGAGTGATTGGTACCTGTGAGAACACCCTGTTCAGCTTCACCTGTTCTTGTCCTTCTGGTTTCACCTGGGACGGTTCAGAATGTAAAG agttcCAGTGCAGAAGCCCAGCAAAAAGAGTTCCCGGAGTTGGATGCCTAATGTTGATCGAGCAACGGTTAACATTCCAGGCAATGAAGAAGAAGTGCGAAGAGGAAGGAATGAGACTTGCACAACATATGAGTCACCAACAACTACAGGATGTGGTTGGCTCTTTTAGATATCGGG GTCATTGGGTTGGTGTCTACGACGGGAAGTGGACGAGTGACGGATCTCTCGTCCCAGAAGACCTTTGGGTGGAAGGATACCGATCAGACCCTTCGAAGCTTTGTGGATGCACTGGctgggtttcttcttcttcttctttcaaattGAAACAATTTGATTGTTCAGAAGAGTATTGGGGTTATTGCCAATTCCCGATGCCCTGA
- the LOC137643801 gene encoding uncharacterized protein isoform X1 — protein MKAIISLLLLLTVVKLIHCQDHEQMIVLTLQGILQNLTSINGQLKGHDELLQRIPDMQQKFQHLENNLQDVQQELGNQKTNFQELHHELEHVKGLSQETGQLVRREVLEHLTNVSAAAKEEIKSYVHEEISGVISLAQGHDELLQRIPDMQEKLQHLENNLQGLSQETAQCLKGEDLEHLTNVSAAANQEIKSFHEEMSEVIAWSQKDKCSEGGLPCGVIGTCENTLFSFTCSCPSGFTWDGSECKEFQCRSPAKRVPGVGCLMLIEQRLTFQAMKKKCEEEGMRLAQHMSHQQLQDVVGSFRYRGHWVGVYDGKWTSDGSLVPEDLWVEGYRSDPSKLCGCTGWVSSSSSFKLKQFDCSEEYWGYCQFPMP, from the exons ATGAAGGCAATCATTAGTTTGTTATTGCTCCTAACAGTGGTGAAATTGATCCACTGTCAGGACCATGAACAAATGATTGTTCTCACCTTACAAGGAATCCTGCAGAACCTGACAAGCATCAATGGCCAACTGAAAG GGCATGACGAGCTTCTACAAAGAATTCCTG atatgcagCAGAAAttccaacatcttgaaaataatcttcaag atgtACAGCAGGAACTTGGGAATCAGAAAACTAATTTTCAAg aactCCATCATGAACTGGAACACGTGAAAG GGCTCAGCCAAGAGACCGGACAGCTTGTCAGAAGGGAAGTCTTGGAACACTTGACTAATGTATCAGCAGCAG CAAAGGAAGAGATCAAGTCTTATGTTCACGAGGAGATATCTGGAGTCATCTCTTTGGCACAAG GGCATGACGAGCTTCTACAAAGAATTCCGG atatgcaggagaaacttcaacatcttgaaaataatcttcaag GCCTCAGCCAAGAGACTGCCCAGTGTCTCAAAGGGGAAGACTTGGAACACTTGACTAATGTATCAGCAGCag CCAATCAAGAGATCAAGTCTTTTCACGAGGAGATGTCCGAAGTCATCGCTTGGTCACAAAAAG ACAAGTGCTCAGAAGGAGGTCTCCCCTGTGGAGTGATTGGTACCTGTGAGAACACCCTGTTCAGCTTCACCTGTTCTTGTCCTTCTGGTTTCACCTGGGACGGTTCAGAATGTAAAG agttcCAGTGCAGAAGCCCAGCAAAAAGAGTTCCCGGAGTTGGATGCCTAATGTTGATCGAGCAACGGTTAACATTCCAGGCAATGAAGAAGAAGTGCGAAGAGGAAGGAATGAGACTTGCACAACATATGAGTCACCAACAACTACAGGATGTGGTTGGCTCTTTTAGATATCGGG GTCATTGGGTTGGTGTCTACGACGGGAAGTGGACGAGTGACGGATCTCTCGTCCCAGAAGACCTTTGGGTGGAAGGATACCGATCAGACCCTTCGAAGCTTTGTGGATGCACTGGctgggtttcttcttcttcttctttcaaattGAAACAATTTGATTGTTCAGAAGAGTATTGGGGTTATTGCCAATTCCCGATGCCCTGA